ACACACGTGGAGCCCACAGCACTGGTGACTAAAACCCACCTAATGCTTCCCACAGAAAACCCCTCTTCACAGCAGCTTTGAACTTGCTTATTTACAAGTTTGGTTCTGTACTCCAGCCTGACCTCAGGCTCCACAGTTTTAGCGCTGTATCTGAAGCAGATAGTCAGTTCCAAGAGCAaggaaaaacatgcaaaagaacTTAATCTTCCCTTTAAAAAGCTCTAGCATAATTGTGCTTTGGAGCAGACGTGTAAAACTTGCCAGGGAAGCTGACTGTTCAGTGCTCTGGTAACTTTTTATGTCCAAAATGATAAATGGTGGGAAAACACTACAGCTGACATCATTTGCACGGATTTTTAACAGCTCAGTCCTCCCAAGGTTTGACTTTCAATCCTCCCGTAACACCTTCTACTGGTCAAACACAGTTACTGTGCTTGCTGCACAAGCTACAGTAATCAAGCATAATCTCATCTAGCCCATTTGGTTTAGGACAAAGCTAGGTTTTCCTTATGATTTTACATGCTTTAAACATGTAGTCTGAACTGCTGAATATGAATTAACATGTCTCATTCTAGCTGACATCTGTATTACACACAGTAAGAGACTGGTTGATCTGAATGGAGAGGGGATAAAGAAAATGTGgaagctgggaaggaaggaactCTCACCTGGAACCTGGTGAGATGACAGAAACAGAAGACGAAAGACTGAGAAAGAGAGGCCTGAGGAGACTGGGAGTGACTGCAGGCACGTGCTGAGCAAGTCAACAGAAGCCAATATAGAAGAACCAGGAAACTTTTAATGAAAAGGTGAAGGTCAAAGGGGAAGCTGAGTAACAGTCACATGGCTTGCATGGAGAGAAGAGCAGGTAAGACAGAGCTCAAGGGCCAAGCGATGGTATGTTATGCAAAAAGGAGGACAAGGATTTAACAGAAACTGACTGGAAATTCACCAAGAAACAAGAATGAGTTTGGAACTAGACTGAGAGGCCTGAGAAATAGGGAAAGATGAGATGGAGCAGAGACAGACAACAGAAGAATCAGTGCCTGCCAGACTGTACTTCCCTCCAGGCCCTGTCAATCCATAATCTCAGCATTTCCCTGCTTCTAAGAAGTGCCTGGGGAACCCTATAAACTTTAGCAATTACTCCTCTAAATCAAGTGTAAAAAATCTGGATAACCATATAAAATTGCAGTTAGATGAATTTACAGTGTTGGTAATGGATCAAGACAGTGTAAGTATAAAATACTGTGATGGAATCCTTGTACCTCTCGTTGCTACAAATCTGAAACACACACAAGAAGTTACGCAAATCTGTGCTCCTACATTTGAAAGACAGCAAACCCTCAGAAGCCAGGGAATACCAGAAGTCAAGCAACCAGGAAATCTAACTCCTTTGCAGGTACATTTTAAGCTAACTTTGAACTCTAGAATCATGTATGACTTCCTCCACTGAAGCCCTGCTCATTAATTTAGTGCATACAGTGCTCAGTTAATCAGAGACACgttttctctcttttgacaGATACTACAAAATTCCCTTACAACAGTCTTCAGTGTTGCTTATTTTTAGAGAATCCCAGAGCTTCGTAAGCTTTTACTTTATAACACTggcaaaaccacagaaacatATATACCACCTACGACAAGAGGGGCTTGCTGGGGCAAAAAATAAGAGGGAATTCTACAGCAGCACCAGTGCCCATGCTCcagcctccctcctgccctACGTACTTGTTTCCTCAGGCACAACTCACACCTTCACTCTGCTGGTTACCTACACAAAGAACACAGGTCTGAGGTGCAGGTTATCCTAACCGAAAGGTAGTACATCAGATTATCATTGCCCAAAACGCATCTGCTGCCAAATGTGCTCTGGAAATTGAATCCTAGAGCCTTAAATCAGGCAAGCGGGAGACGAAAACCAGAAATCCACACTCCTCTAGGAAAAGCCTGATGTATAGTACTCACACAGCATTGCAAGGAACTGTGACTGCAACAGGATTAGGCAGCAGACAGCTGCATTatccttctttttcccagacATCCATTGCTTCATTTGCAATATATATCACAACTTCTGTAGCAAATCTGAAACAGGTCCTATAGTGCAACAACCTCCTTTATTCCATCAGACTCCAGTGGAAAGAGCACCCAAATCATAATACACACAGACAGGAGGTGGATTAAAGCTGCAAAGGCTACTTGAAATCTGGATGTATTCTGATTGTTTCTTATGTTCTGGCTACACAATCTGGACAACAAACGTATGCAACACCACCAAGTTTTATAAGCTGCCTATAGCGCTTACTTGCAAAAGGTCTCTCCGAATGGTCCTCAAAGGATTTCCCTCTAATGCCAGGAATTTCAACTGGGGAAGGTTCCCCAGTGTATAAGGCAACCTGCAAATGGAAACAACTCATTTCAGAGCAGCCCCAGAACAATCTCTTAAGAATTTGGCAATGCTTTGTCAGATAGCCTGGTATTCTGAAGCTCAGGCTCACATAAAGAGATACAGAACATGCAATTAATAAATGACACAACATAGAAAGGGTTCCTTCATTTTATGATCGAGtccttttttaattacatgtcACAAAGTGCAATGCAGCAGCTACAGAATGAGCTGTCATCAGACGTCATTAGCTGTGCCTCATCACAGCCACGATGCAGTTTTTAATATTACCTACTGATATCATTGTTGGAGAGGTCAAGTCGCTCGAGCTTCTGAAGCAGAGCGATTTCATCAGGAACTGATTTTATCTTGTTGTCTCTGAGTTCCAGCACAGAGAGGGAAATGAGATACTTCAGATTCTCtgcatttaatatttcaatCTGATTTTCACCAGCATGCAGTTCCTATGGAAACAAAGATCATTCACAATCATGGTACTCTACCAAAACTACTTTATAACTTACTGATCTCATAAATTATGACATATTGGCAAAAATACGCAGTGATGTGGAGAAAATATAGATCTCAATTCCCCTTCATCTGCATATGAAATATCAAAGTCTCCAAAGACCCAGAGACACGAGTCTGAACTGAGCTTTTTGACACCACCATGGAACCCTCAGCTTTGAGTTCCATTTCCAAGCTAGGAATAAATTTGCTCCACCTTCAAGAACTTGTCAATGACTTTATTCAGGAAGTTTCTTGATTTCCAAGTTATAGGAAGTTGAGAGGGAAGAGCTCTCCCTCTCCCTATTGCAAATGtaattggaaataattttgttacAAACTGCGGAAAGAGCTTGGGATTTTAACTGCTGAGTTCAGAGTTATGCACAACTAAAGCATGTGCACTCTTTGATGGATGTGGGCATTGGGAACAACGCAGTGGTACAGGCATTCACTTGGCCCAATCATTTTGCATCATTAATTGAGCAACCAACTTCCCATGTTCTGAAACAGGCAGTTTTCAATTTTAAACATACTGGGAATTAAGGCTGCAAAATATCTGGAAGATCTGATTatgctaaaaggaaaaataaaaagtatactTTCTCTGcagttacaaagaaaaaaatgataatGAACAAAGTAAATTTATCTAGAAAATGTTCCTAGAGATTAAAGATAGCTGTAGCAGGGCAACACTAGATCTGGTTTTCAGTCATTCctcttttaaacatttcttttcttttccaaatctgGAGAGTACTGCTGCAAATTTGTCTCCCACATGACCTTAAGTTTGACCGATACAGACCATAACAGTAACTGCAGATAGGGGTGTATTAAACAGAGTTCTAACAGCAACTTTTGATCACAGCACTTCACAAGAATGTGTGTTTAAATTaagtcattattttaaaagtttagaGAAAATACCCTATTTTCTGTACCAAAACCATCATACCAACCATTTCAGACCTCACCTTCAGTAACTTGCAGGAGGGAAATTCTGGTAAGGAACGCAGTTTGTTCTTTCTCAGATAAAGTTGTTCCAAAGATGCCATAGTTGCTAGTTTAGAAGGCACTGTTTCCAGGTAGTTTTTAGTACAATCCAGTTGTCTCAAGCCTACAGAAGGAAGTGTGCAGCGACAAACAGAAAGtaagagaatataaaaattgCTTTGTATGGAAGCACAAATATCCTGGGGTTTAAAATAAGCATAAGAACATTTTGTCAAACAAATTTGGAAGATATCAAGTCAGTCAGCATcaatgcttctgaaaagaagGCATCTGCTTTTCACTTACTCTTCACAGAACACTCTGGAATGCTTTCAGTGACACTGCCAGATACTCTTGTCAAGAAAGAGTCTAAGCATTGCAGACCATCTCAGAAAGAGCTGCAAGTCATTTCTACAGCACTTATAAAAGCTGCTCCTGTAGAGCTGCCTCAGCTATTAAAACCTGCATTTATATCAACCACTACTCAGCTTGATATTTAACACTCACATGTTACAAGTCGACTTTGTCACTCTCTAatttatgttttttcctctccagtaATTTTAACTATCTCTCgtttatgctttattttccacTCAAACTAtgcaatgaaggaaaaaaacagtcaGATTGCTTATTGCAGCTGTAAGGCTAATAACCTCTAAGCAGAACTATGTTAATCCTTACGCTTTACACCTTTCTGATCATTCCACATCCCACTTATCAAGAAATACGAACCATAAGAGGACTCAAGTTTGATATACAGTAGCTGTAGCTGacttttttaaatcattctgAACTAATACTCTTGAGAATACAGTAACTTTTTAAGCATATATTTGTTTAATCCTGAATGATATGCACCACAACTACATAACTGGTGGATGGCATTTAATAACCTGAGGAAATCGATTTACTTTTCATGGCACTGAGGTCTGCAGGCAGGCTCTGGAGCTGGTTACAAGCCAGATTGAGTCGCACCAAGTTAATGAGCAGAGCAAAACTTGTCGGAATGTCTGTGAGATGGTTGTTGGACACATcctgaagattaaaaaaagagagagagaaagaggttAGAAACAGAGATGTTTAAAATATCCCACGAGTACAACTACTGCAAAGTTAATTACTGGCAGAACATTAAAATGAGATGGCTGACATCTCAGGATCAGCCTGGTAGGAATGTGAATAGAAGAAACAAGTCTCCCATGACTGAGGGATCACAaaggatttgatttttcttacagtatttGGCAAACCAAGAGCAAAACttggttttaaacaaagaaacaaccCACCATGTACTAACTGAAACTGACAACCTAGTTAGGCCCTTACAACATTCACAAAGTTCTGTCATCTTAGATACAGAGGGTCTTAATCAGCAGTTGCAAAACATGGGTAACTCAGCCCTTCTGCACAAATAATCATTTTTCAAAGAGTTATAACTTACTAATTCCTCTAAACTGACAAGTTGGCCAAATCCATCTGGCAAGAGACTCAGCTCGTTGTGGTGAAGAAGGAGGCTCTTCAAATGtgacagctgcagcagctcttctgggATACTTTTCAGTTTGTTGTGGCtaaacacaaagggaaaaacCAATAACTGAGTAGTTTTAAGGAGGTAACTGCACACAGAACACTCCTGTTACCCGATGCCACCCACCACTGCTATCAGCAGGGGGATCTCAGGCACACACAGCCTGTTGAAACACAAACTCTTCAGAGCCTAGAGCACACCCAGCACTGGGAATTCCATGCTGGCACAGACTAACTATCAATTCCATCCAGAGGGAGACAGTCTTCTGTGACCCATTCCCACACTGCACCCTGCACATGTGCTCAGGATACCATCacctggaagaaaaaacctGTCTCCTACAACTGTCACAGCCCTCTACAATGGATTAGCTTCCTGGGATAAATTTACTCTGTTTATTTGCTCAAGAATCCCTTTTATCCTTATCTGAATTTACTATATCCCAGCAGGATCTTTGTTTATGTAGTTCACATGCACGGAGATAGCATAtcctccttctccctgtgcACTAGTTTACAAAACTACTCCAGTAAACAGAAATGATGAACTTTCCAGCATGAACGAGAACAATTATTTACAATGTATATTTTTCATGACAAAAAGTATATTTATACTCAAAACTgccagaaagaagcaaataaatgtAGATACTGCTTTTGTGTGATTATTCGAAGTATCAGTTTTCACCTTCCAAGCGAGACCATGACTTTGAATATCAGTGAAAATAACTTTAACAAACCTAAGGTTATCGGTTTTGATCCAAAACTTTCCATTCTTAATATACTAATATTCTCTtgttaaaaatctgaaaagtatCTGAAAGTAAACTTGATATCCTGCAATCTCTTCTTCACCCTGTCAAAATCACTGTGGTATTTCTCAGGTTCCAGTTTTGTAACGTGTGATTTACCTGACATCAAGTTTCTGAAGATTCTCTAGCTGTCCTAAAGCAGAAGGCAGTGACGTCAGTTGATTATCATGcacctggaaaagaaagttttgaGCACACAGTTAGTAATTTGTACCGCGTAGGTTTCCTTTCCCTACTCCCGAAACAAATCAAGCTAAACACAGAGTAATTTTGTACACAGTAACAGCTACGTACATGCCTCAAAGCAAGTaccaacagcagcactgcaacTGCCAAGTTGCAAAATTCTACTTAATTAAACACTAAGAGAGTAGATACGATCTTTCTACAGAACAGCACCCACTATAAGCGTATAAACTGACACGAGTGATCTGTAACAACCCTTTCTGTATCCTGAGAATACACCAGTGCCACTTCTACACAtccactgctgtgctgcagggaaatggaaaacaaagatctAAGGCTCTGTTTTTCCCCCTCCTACGGGGAGAGCACAGTCCTACTGTAATGGGATCACTGTACTTACATCCAGAACAGTGAGCGCAGGCAGAAGTTTGACGTCCTCTGAAAGACACTGCAGTTTGTTTGAGGCCAGTATCAGCTTGGTCAGATCTGTTTGTTCCCACCACCGATCCGCAGCACCGAAAGAGAGATTCTGATGAGCTTCTTCTGGAGTATCCAAATTTATCCGCCACACATGCTGAGGCACTACATAGACAAACACACCTGTGTCAACCAAAATCTTTAGGTGCTTACTCTCAAATTTCCACCATCATAATGCTTTTCATACACACATATAAGCAACTGTGTTTCTACAGACATTTTTCCAGAGCTGACAATAACAAGGTGATGGAAATCTGCCAGCAACAGCCAAAAGTAAGTTGATCTGCAGATGGCAGGAACCATTCATTGCTGTTGCTCCCTCTTTTATCTTTCCTGTCCTGCCCGGCTGGCACTGCCAAGCGTTAACCCCAGGCACAGGAGGCACTCCAAGCCCGCGGGGTCGCCCAACACGCACAGCTGCTGATCCCACAGCTACGGCTTTCGGGAACGCCGGGGGCCCGGCCCAAGCGCAGCCGCTCTCGCCCGGGCTCCCACCCCTGCGGGGAGCAGGCCCCGGACCCCCGGCAGCACCGCCGCCTCCAGTGAGGAAGCAGCCCCGGCTGGGCGCGACTGAGATACGGGACAGAGGGCTAGAACCGCCCGCTACAGGGAGAGCAAGGAGCGGTTCCCGCCACACGGCGCTCACCCGCCccaggcggcggcggccgcggcgggctCCccgcggggctggggccggCTGCCCGCGCTCACCCTCACTGAGGCTCCGGCTCGACAGGTTCAGCTGCCCGCTCTTCCGAGCCGCCCGGATCAGCCCCTGCGGCACGGCGGGGCCCGGCTCTGCCGCCTCCCGCCTGAACCCGGCGCGGGGGTCCGCAGCCCCCACTCTCCGCGCCGCCGCCATCCCTCACTGGGGCCGGGCCGGCACCGCCCCAACGCCGCCGAGCAGGCGGGGCCTGGCGGGGGCCCTCGGGCGGGGCCGCGGCTCCGCCAGCCGCCCCGTGGAGCGCTGTCCCGGCCCCGGGCGCCGCCATTTCCCGCCGGCGGCGCGGGGTGCGGGCGCGGCGCTGAAATGGTGCCGGAGAGGGAGCGGGGCCGGCCGGCGAGCGCTCAGCCCGCCCCGTCCCATCCCGCGGGGCACCCGGGCTCGGGGCGGCCGCTCCCCCGAACCCCGCAGCCGGGCTGTCCCCTCGTGCGAGACCAGCGCCGCCATTTCCACACCGGGCTGGCCTCAGCGCTGCCCGGCGGGGTTTCCATCCTGCCCATCGACACGGAGTTCTGCCCCTAGCTCCCTCCAACAAGTGGGAGGACAAAGAAGTCCCGTCCCCTCAACAGCAGTGATATATTGTACATGTGCTGCTGGTATAGTTAATGTACAGATTAGGATCTTGAACACGGGTCAGATTGACCTTCATTAACAATACGGAGTTCATGAGTAAAGCCAGGACTTGGTTCTGTTTAAAAGATCAAAGGAGAACATGCAGGACGGATTGTACCAAGAATGAGTTACCTGACAGCTTGGCAAAGAGACTATATTTGATGAACCAGCTTGGCAATGAAACTGACTTTTAAGGTGTCTTGAAGTGAACTGTcttcattataatactaaaaatcacaccCACAGGTCAAAAAAGACCCCGGCGCAGGTGAAGGCTCCTCCTCTGAGCTTGTGTAGTGATTAGAAGGAATGGCACTTTCATATCAActcacattttttcctttctcctctagTCCACAGTTTGCaaaatgaatagaaatattAGACTGAACAATCCTGCCTACCAACACTGGAGGTTAACAGGGACCAGTTTCTGCTGTTTATCCACAACTCAGAGCGGTAATTTGGCTGATCCCACCAGCTTCTCCTCGTGAAAGTAAAGGATGGAAAAGGAGTGTTTCCCCCTCAATCACTAGTGGATTTAGTTGTAGctctttttacttttcactttcACAAACACGAGGTTTGTGTTCCAAACATTTGTGTTTCAAATACTGCCCTTCTGGAAAAAACCTTCTACTAACAGTGCCATAGAAGTTAAAAGTAACTCGCTAAGGTCCAAATACATTAGGTAAGTATGTGAGTCAAGAAACTGTCCTGCTTCAGGCACTAGCACTTGAGGAAGGATTTTGGCCTCATTAGCTTTCTGCCACTGCTCTTTAATTCCCCTTTTTCCTGTCTCCTCTCTCTTTGGGCATCGCCAGCAGCACTCTGTAAGGAAATGCTGGGAATTTCATCTGAGTATTAAACACTGCTGGAAATCCCCCAGTTTTGTATGAAGTCTTCAAGCTaccatccttggcagtgttcaaggccaggttggacacaggggcttggagcaacctgctctagtggaaggtgtccctgcccatggcaggggttggaactggatgagctttaaggtctcttcaacccaaaccattccatggttctacAATTGCTTTATTTACAATCTGTGGCCAGAGCAGCAAACAGAGCACTCAAAGTACATTCATCTCAGTGAAGCCAAGCAGCAAAACCCCTATTCTCCGCTCCTCTCTACGAGAATACAATTCATGTACCAATTGACCACGCCGGTCAGAAACAGCTCTGAGGGAGCTCACCAAGCCCATCTGGAACACCTCGTGCAGCGCAGCAACACGGCAGCCTCCGAGACACCCCAGCCCCTCTGAGGACTAACCCGCAGCGCTCTGGAAGCCCGGCCGCCCCCCGGCAGAGCCGCTGTGCTACCGGCACCCGGGGCAGGCGGCGCCCAgcaccccatatcccccataAGGGCCCGAAGAGCTTCAAGCGCGCCCCCGCGGCGGCGCCGCCTCACGCCCTtcccgccccccgccccgcgcgctCCCGGGGGCGGGGACACGCGCACGCGCGGCGGCGCTGCGCACGGCGCGGCCGGGGGCAGTGCGCGTGCgcggtggggtggggggggggcagcggcggTGCATTGTGGGATACTGCGGCCCAGGCAGGCTGGTGAGGCGGCGGCGGGTCgtgcgcggcggcggcggcggggccgggcttGGGGCGCAGCGGCGAGCGGCTGCTCGGGCATAACGcgctcttccccttccttccccccccccacccccgctGTGTCTGTAGCGGCGGCGCGATGGCTTCAAGCAGCGGCACCGATGTGATCCAGGTCACCAACGTCTCCCCCAGCGCCAGCTCCGAGCAGATGCGGACGCTGTTCGGCTTCCTCGGGAAGATCGAGGAGCTGCGCCTCTTCCCCCCTGAGTGAGTGCGggccttcccctccctcctccccggcGGGAGCGGGCCTCCGCCTCCCCGCGGCCCGGCCGCCTccgccctcccctccccccgcGCAGGCCAGCGCCCGCCTCCCTTCTCCATGGCGGCCGCAGCGTGTCCCGCCGCGCCGCGGCTGCCGGGCCCCGGGCGGACGCAGCCCGCCTCGGCCGGCGCCGGGGGTACGGCGGTGAGTGGAGCGGAGCGAGCCGCGCTGCTGCGCCCCTGCGGCTGGCGGGGCACCTGTGGGGGTTGTGTTCTTACTACAGCTGCGGTTATTCACCCAGCGCGGTAGGCACGTGTGCGGGGAGAAGGCAGCGATTTGCGTACGCAATTCCCGGCGGGATTCCCCCTGCCAAGTGCCCGTTTCTCTCTAGGAGCTGTTTGTTTCTGGGCTGGCCAGCTAACTCCTCTGGCTTAATCGCCACAACTGTTTATGAGCAGTTGGCCATAAACCtgctttttatatatagaaaTGTGTATTCCTTGCAAAGAATTCCGTGCAAAGTGGGCAGGTAATAGCTAATATACAAATAATACACATTTATTATGTTCATTAGGTGTTAACATTGATTTTGGTCATGTCAGTTTCGTTTGTTTTGCAGACCCTAATGTCATTACATGTTGATCTTTTGCATATGTTTTACGCTGCGATGAGGAAGGATTGAGtggagaaaaatcaggaaaacagtcaattatttttaatacttaaaactatttgtatttgtttgtttggggggagGTGGAAGCTATcacaaagctttgttttcttcattattgAGCTTTCAATCCTTTCTAGCACCAGCCCAGGAAGGCTCCCCCGTCCTGCTAGCTGGTTATGTATGCACATTCggaaacagcattttctggTGTTCTGGCAGCTTTGCACTTTGGGTTGGATTTTGGTGGTTTCATGTTGGAAATTGAAGCATGGAAGGAAATGGAATATATATGTGACTGAAATGGAGGAACACTTACAGGCATGAGAGCTGTGTAACTAGCTGGGATAACTTAAATGGCAGAACTGTTAATGCTTGGCAGCCAGTAAAGTAATTAATCTTTAAATCCATGCAGTTATTTGATGTGCTGCTCTCTATTCTCATATTTCATCCAGATTTTAAGGAATGTTGTTCTAGGTGAATACTGTCTCTGAAATGTTATAGATACATGCTAATCAATCTGTTCAAAAATTACCTTTGTGGTATGAGAATAAAGTGCTCTACAAAAAAATGCCCAAATCCAAAGCCCGTCAGctcttctcctcccatcccCCAGACTGTCTGTGCATGCTTGGTCTGTCTCCTTTGCACAAATGAGTAGTGAAACCCCGGCCCCATGGGGCCCTACTGAGTGCATGTGGTGGATCTGTCTTGGGCTGAGTGCTGGAGAGAAGCCTGTGATGGATGGATGTGTTGTAGAGCTGGGCTACGGGAGCAGAAGAGATGGGTTTACAGCCACAGATGTGGCTGTAATGTTTGGTTCTGTTAGATACAAGTCTTTAGGGCAAACTTACTGGTTTATATAGAAAAATACCAGCTGGCTGCCTTTACAGCTGCGTTGGCAAAGGCTGCGTGCCAAGGGAGAAAAGGCAACAAGATGCAAATAACTCCCTTAAGCCAGGTGCCAGATACCTCAAATTGGGTGGCCAAAAATCACTTGAAACATTTGGTCTTTTGTATTTCAAAGCCCTGAATGAAAGAGGAGGATGATACTTATTTGTCTTGTAGGGATATTGTGAAGATTCTTAGTAAAGTTATAGCTATAGAAAAGCTACTGAAGAACTCGATAGGGAGCAGGAAATGCTGTGTAACTAAATAGGCCTTGcacagaagatgcagaaaatactgaatagcTGTTGGAGTGAACGTTATCGTGTATCTTCATTGTAGAATATacttttcagtgggaaaaatagcattttgaaAACCAAATATAAAGGTCGTGCAGCTGATCCTGGACCAGGCACTTTTTTGGGCTGGGGTTAATTTTTAAccttgtttttttaaggaggTTTTGTGCATTTTCCTTTATGCTGCTGTCCATATGGAGATGCCAGGGGCACCTCTAGGCCCACTGTGGGTCTCCACTGGGGTGCTCAGGGATCTGATTTTGGGATGTTTTACAGTCTCTGATTTCATTGCATACCAAAGAGGGGTGTATTTTCTAATAGTGGTAGGTTCTTTTATCTGTTTCTCATAAAgccttttttattccttctcctttaaTATTTAGGTCGTGACTTTTCCCCGCCTATTGTGTTCATCCATTTTTTGGGGGTTACAGTATATAAATTATAATCTGTAAATTCTCTCCATAATCTGAATCTCTCTGTGTCCCAGGTTATAGTGGGATTCTTTCTTGTCTGCAGTGTTTCTGAGTAACCAGTGCCATTGCTTTACCTCCTTATTTGATCTTTCTCTTGGTCACTCTAATTCTGCTGTCCCCTGTAGAAGTTCCTTATTCTCCTGGGCTTCCAGATCAGATATAACTTCCTGAGCTtctctacatttttctttctctcccctcatCCATCTACTTATCCCAGTTTAATCAGTCTTACACACTTATGTACACCTCAGCTTCCTATCACACATTTAATCGACAGCCAGCTCTGTgacttcttccatttttcctcctcaagccctttcttccctccatcttctgctttttcctgactCAGTTGCCTGGTTCCTGTCTTTATTGTATTCCATATGGCTCATCCTCCCTGGTGGGCGGAACGGAAGAGTGGAAGGAATGGATTTCTGAGGGTGTGGGTTCTTTTCCTCTTAAAGCAGTGTATGTATACacgcatatatatacataaactgttttctgtttagcaTATtgccctggtttcagctgtaacagctatttttctccttcctagtagctggtgcagtgctgtgtttgggctttAGTCTGGGAGCACTGCTGATAGCACgccgatgttttagttgctgctcagtagcacttaccctgatcaagcacttttcagtctcacactctgccagtgaggaggggcacgggaagccgggaggaagcagagacaggacacctgacccagactagccaaaggggtattccatcccacagcacgtcatgcccaggatagaaactggggaggagttacctggaagggaccgaCTGCTGCTCAGGTCAGACTGGGTGTCGGTGGGTGGAGAGCAATTacattgtgcatcacttgtgttta
This genomic window from Strigops habroptila isolate Jane chromosome 8, bStrHab1.2.pri, whole genome shotgun sequence contains:
- the LRRC40 gene encoding leucine-rich repeat-containing protein 40, whose translation is MAAARRVGAADPRAGFRREAAEPGPAVPQGLIRAARKSGQLNLSSRSLSEVPQHVWRINLDTPEEAHQNLSFGAADRWWEQTDLTKLILASNKLQCLSEDVKLLPALTVLDVHDNQLTSLPSALGQLENLQKLDVSHNKLKSIPEELLQLSHLKSLLLHHNELSLLPDGFGQLVSLEELDVSNNHLTDIPTSFALLINLVRLNLACNQLQSLPADLSAMKSLRQLDCTKNYLETVPSKLATMASLEQLYLRKNKLRSLPEFPSCKLLKELHAGENQIEILNAENLKYLISLSVLELRDNKIKSVPDEIALLQKLERLDLSNNDISRLPYTLGNLPQLKFLALEGNPLRTIRRDLLQKGTQELLKYLRSKIQDDVTSSNEEPPVTAMTLPSESRINMHAITTLKLLEYSEKQAAVIPDEMFNAVRSNPVTTVNFSKNQLSEVPPRIVELKDSVCDVSLAFNKISSVSPELCMLHKLTHLDIRNNFLTSLPEEMEALTRLQIINLSFNRLKVFPSVLYRIPALETILLANNQVGAIDPLQLQKMDKLGTLDLQNNDLLQVPPELGNCETLRTLLLEGNPFRTPRAAILAKGTAAVLEYLRSRIPT